The genome window TCGGCCAGATTGGTGACGGTACCGGTGTAACGTGCGTCCTGGGGGTACTTCTCGGCGATGTTTTCCCACGGATCGGGAACGAGCTGCTTGAGGCCCAGGGAGACCTTCTGGCCTTCCTTGTCGAAGTTCAGGATCTTCAGTTCGAGATCGTCGCCCAGCTGGACCATTTCCTTGGGATGCTTGATGCGCTTCCAGGACATGTCCGTGATGTGCAGCAGGCCGTCGAGGCCGCCCAGGTCGATGAACACGCCGTATTCGGTGACGTTCTTGACCTTACCGGTGACGATCTGGCCTTCCTCGAGGGTTTCGAGGAGCTTTTCACGCTGCTCGGCGCGCTGCTCTTCGAGCAGGACGCGGCGGGAAACGATGACGTTGGAACGGCGGCGGTTGATCTTGAGGATCTTGAATTCGTATTCCTGATCCACGAGAGCGTCCATATCCGGAACCGGGCGAAGGTCGACATGGGAGCCGGGCAGGAATGCCTCGACACCGCCGAGATCGACAGTGTAGCCGCCCTTGATGCGGCGGATGATGCGACCGGTGACGACGCCGTCCTCTTCCTGGAAAGCTTCCAGTTTATCGAAAAGCTGCATCCGCTTGGCCCGCTCGCGGGACAGGTGGATGGTGCCTTCGGCTTCGTCTTTGTTGACCACGAAGACATCGACCTTGTCGCCGACTTGGACGCTGACAGCGCCTTCGGCATCGGCGAATTCAGATACGGGGATCTGGCCTTCGGATTTGAAGTTGACGTCGACGAGAACGTGATCCTTGCCTACCTTGACGACTTCACCGGAAATGATGGTGCCTTCGTCCAGGTCGCCGAAATCGGAATTGAGATAATCCTCGAGGGCGGCCTCGAAGCTCATTTCCATTTCTTGGGATTCAACAGTTTCTGCGGTTTTTTCCATGGTTAACCTCCAACATGGTCCTCGGACAAAGTATTTAGCGTATATGTGATCGGTTGCAGTCCGCGTCCAATGGTTCCACCGCTCCGAGGTCCGGGTTTCCCATTTGGTGTGGCCGGCCCCGTAAAGGACCGATACCGCAGCCGTAACGCCCGTTTTAGCGCCGCTCCGCAAGGCGGAACAGCTTGAACAGACTATAAAGAATCACTTGCGTAGCCGAAATAGCCACCCCTGTAAACCGTTTTCTCCATTTAAGACTTGTTATTTGTCTTTTTCAACGATTTTGACATGTTCCGATAGAAAACACGCGAACAGGCCGACGGCGGTTTCGCCGTCAGCCTGTTTTCGTTCGTTTTTTTCTCAATTATACCGGCGAACTAGCCGCGGCACTGGTGTTTCATGCTGTCGCCCTCGACCACGAAGACCACGGACTCGGCGATGTTGGTGGCCAGGTCGGCCACGCGCTCCAGGTGGCGGGCCGCGATGATGCAGTGCACGCCGCGCTCCACGATGCGGGACTCGCGGACCATGTCGCCGATAAGCTCCTTGAGGATGCGGACATTGAGGGAGTCGGCGGTGTCGTCGGTGCGGCAGACATGATGCGCCAGGGCGACGTCCCCGTCCACAAAGGCCTTCAGGGAATCGGCCAGCATCTGCTTGGCCACGTTGCCCAGCTCCTCCAGCATGGGGTTGAAGGGCAGGGGCGGCCGGGAGCTGAGGAAGATGGCGCGGTGGGAGAGGTTCACGGCCTCGTCGCCCAGACGCTCCAGGTTCACGGTGATGCGCTGCGAGCCGATGATGGTGCGCAGGTCAATGGCCATGGGCTGGTCCAGGGCCAAGAGCTCCAGGTTGAAATTGTCGATGTCGTCCTCCAGGTCGTTGATGGCGCAGTCGCCCTGGATGACATCCTCGGCCAGGTCGCTGTCGCCCTCAAGGAAAGACTTGATGGCCCTGTGCACGGCCGTCTCGGAAAGCGCCGCCATACGCAGCACCATGAGCTTGAGTTCCTCAAGCTTCTTCGTGAAATGAGCTCTCTGCTCCATATATCCTCCTTAGCCGAACCGGCCGGTGATGTAATCTTCGGTCTGCTTGTTCCTGGGCTTGGTGAACATGGCCTTGGTGTTGTCCACCTCGATGAGCCTGCCCATGTAGAAGAAGGCGGTGCGGTCCGAAACCCGGGCCGCCTGCTGCATGCTGTGGGTGACGATGATGATGGTGTAGTTCTTCTTGAGCTCGTGGATCAGGTCCTCGATCTTCTGGGTGGCGATGGGGTCCAGGGCCGAGGCGGGTTCGTCCATGAGCAGCACCTCGGGCTCCACGGCCATGGCCCGGGCAATGCACAGGCGCTGCTGCTGACCGCCGGAAAGGCCCAGGGCCGAGGTGTGCAGGCGGTCCTTGACCTCGTCCCACAGGGCCGCGCCCTTGAGGGCCTCCTCCACCCTGGTCTCCATGAACAGCTTGTCCTTCACGCCGTTGACCCGCAGACCGTAGGCCACGTTCTCGAACACGGTCTTGGGAAAGGGGTTGGGCTTCTGGAAGACCATGCCGATCCTGCGGCGCAGGGAGACCACGTCGATGCCCTTGGCGTAGATATCCTCGTTGTCCAGGGTCATCTGACCCTCGACCCGGGTTCCGGCAATGAGATC of Salidesulfovibrio onnuriiensis contains these proteins:
- the phoU gene encoding phosphate signaling complex protein PhoU, whose protein sequence is MEQRAHFTKKLEELKLMVLRMAALSETAVHRAIKSFLEGDSDLAEDVIQGDCAINDLEDDIDNFNLELLALDQPMAIDLRTIIGSQRITVNLERLGDEAVNLSHRAIFLSSRPPLPFNPMLEELGNVAKQMLADSLKAFVDGDVALAHHVCRTDDTADSLNVRILKELIGDMVRESRIVERGVHCIIAARHLERVADLATNIAESVVFVVEGDSMKHQCRG
- the pstB gene encoding phosphate ABC transporter ATP-binding protein PstB; amino-acid sequence: MGNAIKVASRNLNFYYSDFKALEDITIEFEENQVSALIGPSGCGKSTYLRCINRMNDLIAGTRVEGQMTLDNEDIYAKGIDVVSLRRRIGMVFQKPNPFPKTVFENVAYGLRVNGVKDKLFMETRVEEALKGAALWDEVKDRLHTSALGLSGGQQQRLCIARAMAVEPEVLLMDEPASALDPIATQKIEDLIHELKKNYTIIIVTHSMQQAARVSDRTAFFYMGRLIEVDNTKAMFTKPRNKQTEDYITGRFG
- a CDS encoding 30S ribosomal protein S1, with product MEKTAETVESQEMEMSFEAALEDYLNSDFGDLDEGTIISGEVVKVGKDHVLVDVNFKSEGQIPVSEFADAEGAVSVQVGDKVDVFVVNKDEAEGTIHLSRERAKRMQLFDKLEAFQEEDGVVTGRIIRRIKGGYTVDLGGVEAFLPGSHVDLRPVPDMDALVDQEYEFKILKINRRRSNVIVSRRVLLEEQRAEQREKLLETLEEGQIVTGKVKNVTEYGVFIDLGGLDGLLHITDMSWKRIKHPKEMVQLGDDLELKILNFDKEGQKVSLGLKQLVPDPWENIAEKYPQDARYTGTVTNLADYGAFVELESGVEGLVHISEMSWTRKLRHPSQMVKVGDEVDVIVLGVDQDKKRISLGMKQVSPNPWDVVAEKYPEGTVLEGSIKNITEFGVFIGIEEGIDGLIHVSDISWTKKIRHPSEVYKVGDSVQAKVLTVDKENEKFTLGVKQLTEDPWTQVPAKYPVGQLVTGVVTNITDFGLFVEVEEGIEGLVHVSEISRKKIKSPSEIFKENETIEAKVIHVSADERRLGLSIKQTQEEEPRKPKSYGSAPSETANTTLGDLLREKLEAANSEEESE